A genomic stretch from Aedes albopictus strain Foshan chromosome 2, AalbF5, whole genome shotgun sequence includes:
- the LOC109407938 gene encoding B9 domain-containing protein 1, with product MKEPTRGDDGHNPRGNTGESESYFHLAVSGQLESAYFPMGPDSGALFCRYDVVAGPDWELVSGMRSGITQSAKPEGDYRTVVFNMPLEFTMKSTNPYGWPQIVFSMYGNNLWNVETNQGYARIHCPLMGTKRTMRAPLFVPKFSNIWSAAMSWITGVNPEMRDPKILADGSKHKGLATESYGELVVTLQAISRGCNKMALDWGQSYD from the coding sequence ATGAAAGAACCTACCCGAGGCGACGATGGCCACAACCCGCGGGGTAACACCGGTGAAAGCGAAAGCTACTTCCATTTGGCCGTATCGGGTCAACTGGAATCGGCCTACTTTCCGATGGGTCCCGACAGTGGTGCCTTGTTCTGCCGGTACGACGTCGTGGCGGGACCCGACTGGGAGCTTGTGTCCGGGATGCGTTCGGGCATAACGCAGAGTGCCAAACCGGAAGGTGACTACCGGACCGTAGTGTTCAACATGCCGCTGGAGTTTACGATGAAGTCGACCAACCCGTACGGATGGCCGCAGATTGTGTTCAGCATGTATGGGAACAATCTGTGGAATGTGGAAACGAACCAAGGCTACGCCAGGATCCATTGCCCTCTGATGGGAACGAAGCGGACCATGCGGGCGCCACTGTTTGTGCCGAAGTTCAGCAACATTTGGTCGGCGGCCATGAGCTGGATAACGGGAGTCAATCCGGAAATGCGCGATCCGAAGATACTGGCGGATGGATCCAAGCACAAGGGTCTGGCGACGGAGAGCTACGGGGAGCTGGTGGTTACTCTGCAGGCGATTTCACGAGGATGCAACAAGATGGCCCTCGATTGGGGTCAATCCTATGACTGA